The Acidobacteriota bacterium nucleotide sequence TGCGGTCGCGCGCCTCGAGCGCATCGGCGACCTGCTGCGTGCCGGCGCGGCTCGCCGTGTGCGCGGGATCCAACGCGCGGCGCCTGGCGCGCTCCTCGGGCGACGCGTCGAGATAGACCTTCACGTCCGCGTCGGGGAACACGACCGATCCGATGTCGCGTCCTTCCATCACCAGCCCGCCGCGATCGCGCGCCTGCCGCTGCCGTTCGACGAGCACCGCCCGCACGTCGGAATGCCGCGCGACCACGGTCGCGGCCTGGTCCATGGCGGGGGTGCGGATCGCCGACGTCACGTCGTGCCCGTCGATGACGATCCGCCGATCGAGATCGAAGACGGCGCGCGCGGCGACCGCCGCCACGCTCGGACCGTCGGCGAGATCGACGCCGTCCTGCAGCGCCTTCCAGGCGACGGCGCGGTACATCGCGCCCGTGTCGACATGGCGATACCCGAGGCGCTCGGCGACCGTGCGCGAGACGGTGCCCTTGCCAGCCCCTGACGGGCCATCGATCGCGATCACGAGCGGTGCGTGCCTCACGTCCACTATTATTTCCCGGATGCCGGCGCGCCTGACACGGCGGGCGTGGCTCGCCATGAGCGCGCTCGCCGCGATGGCGTGGGCGGCGTGGCCGTACGTCCAGGCCGGCGCCTCGCTGCTCGATCTCGCCGGCCACACCGACGGCATCCGCCGCCTCCTGCCAGCCGGCCAGTTCGAGATCTCGATCGAAGACCTCACGATCCCGACACGCGCCGGCCGCATCACGGCGCGGCTGTACCGGCCGGCCCCCCCGACGGCCCGCACCCTCGTCGTCTTTCCCGGCGTGCACGGCGGCGGCGTCGACGAGCCGCGGCTGACGCGGTTCTCGCGGCGGCTGGCCGCGACCGGACTCAACGT carries:
- a CDS encoding (d)CMP kinase, with translation MASHARRVRRAGIREIIVDVRHAPLVIAIDGPSGAGKGTVSRTVAERLGYRHVDTGAMYRAVAWKALQDGVDLADGPSVAAVAARAVFDLDRRIVIDGHDVTSAIRTPAMDQAATVVARHSDVRAVLVERQRQARDRGGLVMEGRDIGSVVFPDADVKVYLDASPEERARRRALDPAHTASRAGTQQVADALEARDRNDRTRAVSPLTVAPDAIYIDTTGLPIAEVVDRVMQLALAKLGATVA